One genomic region from Acaryochloris thomasi RCC1774 encodes:
- a CDS encoding CIS tube protein — translation MGLTKAKLEVYSALSGNPKEIEFMFNPSELEFTRQVAWHSDRGNRSSTLLPKVNFSGVDPYTCTLQNLLFDTYETKKSVLAEHINNIKEGVTAKSSAISRPPVYTLMWSEKYFHCVMTSLNYRLTLFLEDGTPVKAIVNIGLQEVDPSNVAGSKAPTAGKADKRLG, via the coding sequence ATGGGACTGACAAAAGCAAAGCTGGAGGTCTATAGCGCTCTCAGTGGTAACCCCAAAGAAATTGAGTTCATGTTTAATCCATCAGAACTTGAGTTCACCCGCCAAGTTGCTTGGCACAGCGATCGGGGGAATCGCAGCAGCACTCTATTACCAAAGGTGAATTTCTCAGGAGTTGATCCCTACACCTGCACATTACAGAACTTGCTTTTTGACACCTATGAAACAAAAAAAAGTGTCCTCGCAGAGCATATCAACAATATCAAAGAGGGAGTGACCGCTAAATCTAGCGCCATTAGTCGCCCCCCTGTCTATACATTAATGTGGTCTGAAAAGTATTTTCACTGCGTGATGACAAGCTTGAATTATCGGCTTACTCTCTTTTTAGAAGACGGCACCCCGGTCAAAGCCATCGTCAACATTGGCCTCCAAGAAGTCGATCCAAGCAATGTAGCAGGGAGCAAAGCACCTACAGCAGGAAAGGCAGATAAGAGGCTGGGGTAA
- a CDS encoding VgrG-related protein, translated as MPKSKTLYLSEPILKIGGATASATLMKDILEITVDESLHLPSMFVLKVHNVYVPASEDSEEWRNEKYFKLGDSITIGFKGSTTEDPEFKESEQELQLIEGEITGIEVKFSETSEAHLVIRGYDISHRLHRGRHNRSFLNQTESDIVKTVAKEAGIKMGQVDSSGTPRDYTFQENQTNMEFLRERAARIGFELFVQDNKLYFREPKSDGSLSLEWLTDISSFDVRTTTAEQVSSVEVHGWDYSQKKLISEKVSEEQLVTSTGNKKGSSSQVFKSMPSPQMIVVDQTVESSKEAKQMAQALCNELGGEFVTAKAKAEGNPEIRPGKVVKLEKLGTRYSGQYYVTEACHLYRQGVLKTHFDVRGLRQGSLLSTLPPKTHLQPGQTNLVGIVTNNDDPEGWGRVKVKFPTLTEKDESHWARVVGLGAAKERGFYCLPEIDDEVLVAFEHGDIHRPYIIGGVWNGKDKTVETVRDTIQNGKVNLRTIKTRTGHTIQFVEEGKFGFDKGILIETSGGHKVHLNDSDRKIEIRTNGKHQIEMDDNLASKGIDIKTAGRNQVILNDTASTITVKTRTQQALTFSDPTMSISLRTTGLINMMAGGAISLKAGGAVDVKAGGAVNVDAAGAVSVKALGTITATSVGPLNLFSSSMINIGAPSVAMVGVVTANGIPQLM; from the coding sequence ATGCCTAAGAGTAAAACCCTCTATTTATCAGAGCCAATCCTCAAGATAGGAGGCGCTACCGCTTCGGCAACACTGATGAAAGACATATTAGAAATCACTGTAGATGAGAGCCTGCATCTGCCGAGCATGTTTGTTCTCAAGGTTCATAACGTCTACGTTCCTGCCAGCGAGGACAGCGAAGAATGGCGGAATGAGAAATATTTCAAGCTCGGCGATTCAATCACGATCGGGTTTAAGGGCAGTACAACAGAAGACCCTGAGTTTAAAGAGAGCGAACAAGAGCTGCAGTTAATTGAGGGTGAAATTACTGGCATCGAAGTCAAGTTTTCTGAGACCTCTGAAGCTCACCTTGTCATCCGAGGCTATGACATCTCCCATCGACTGCATCGGGGACGCCATAACCGCTCTTTCTTAAACCAGACCGAAAGCGACATTGTCAAAACAGTTGCCAAAGAAGCGGGCATCAAAATGGGGCAAGTTGATTCAAGCGGCACTCCCCGTGACTATACATTCCAAGAGAATCAAACCAATATGGAGTTTCTGCGCGAGCGAGCGGCCCGCATTGGCTTTGAACTCTTTGTGCAGGATAACAAGCTCTACTTCCGTGAACCGAAGAGTGATGGCTCTTTAAGCCTAGAGTGGCTTACCGACATCAGTAGCTTCGATGTACGGACGACTACTGCTGAGCAGGTTAGCTCCGTTGAAGTCCACGGCTGGGATTACAGCCAGAAGAAACTGATCTCAGAGAAGGTCTCTGAAGAACAGCTTGTTACTAGCACTGGCAATAAGAAAGGTAGCAGCAGTCAGGTCTTTAAGTCCATGCCCTCTCCGCAGATGATTGTAGTGGATCAAACCGTTGAGAGTTCAAAAGAAGCGAAGCAAATGGCTCAGGCTCTCTGTAATGAACTAGGGGGTGAGTTCGTAACGGCCAAAGCGAAGGCTGAAGGCAACCCCGAAATCCGTCCTGGCAAAGTCGTCAAACTTGAAAAGCTGGGGACTCGCTATAGCGGTCAATACTATGTGACCGAAGCCTGTCATCTCTATCGACAAGGGGTACTGAAGACTCATTTTGACGTTCGTGGGTTAAGACAAGGTAGCTTACTCTCTACCCTGCCGCCTAAGACGCATCTGCAGCCCGGTCAAACGAACCTAGTCGGCATAGTGACCAATAATGATGATCCTGAGGGCTGGGGGCGCGTCAAGGTAAAGTTTCCTACTTTGACTGAGAAGGACGAAAGCCACTGGGCCAGAGTGGTAGGTCTAGGAGCTGCTAAGGAGCGGGGCTTTTACTGTCTTCCTGAAATTGATGATGAAGTCCTAGTTGCCTTTGAGCATGGAGACATTCATCGCCCCTATATCATTGGCGGCGTCTGGAACGGCAAAGACAAAACCGTTGAAACCGTTCGTGACACTATCCAAAATGGGAAGGTCAACCTACGTACGATCAAGACTCGTACAGGCCACACTATTCAATTTGTTGAAGAGGGTAAATTTGGCTTTGATAAAGGCATTCTTATTGAGACATCTGGAGGCCACAAGGTTCATTTGAATGATAGCGATCGCAAGATTGAGATCAGGACAAATGGAAAGCACCAGATAGAAATGGATGATAATCTCGCTTCAAAAGGGATTGATATCAAGACCGCTGGCAGGAATCAAGTCATCCTCAATGACACGGCCTCAACAATCACGGTGAAAACTAGAACACAACAAGCTTTAACCTTTAGTGACCCTACAATGAGTATCTCGCTTCGAACTACGGGGCTGATTAATATGATGGCAGGTGGCGCTATTAGTCTCAAAGCGGGTGGCGCGGTTGATGTAAAGGCAGGTGGTGCGGTTAATGTTGATGCAGCCGGTGCGGTCAGTGTCAAGGCATTAGGCACCATAACTGCTACTTCAGTCGGGCCACTTAATTTATTCTCATCATCAATGATTAATATTGGGGCCCCCTCGGTTGCGATGGTAGGTGTTGTTACGGCTAACGGTATTCCGCAACTCATGTAA